The Bacteroidota bacterium sequence CAGTATCAATAATCACTAGATTGCATTCACGGAGTGGGCTGTATTTTACAGCTACTATTTGTTTGGCATCAGGTGATAAGGCAGGAACAAAATATCGTCCCTTTTCTGACAAATAGTTCACTTTTTTACTACTCATGGAGTACAAAACAATATCAGAATAATTTTGATTGACATAGCGATGATCGCTATGGTATTCGTTCCAGCATATGAAATCTCCGGCAGAAGAATATCCATCATAAGCAGCGGCTTGTCTTATTTTTTCTTCTTGTCCTGTTTTTTTATCAATTTTAACAAGCTGGTAAGCATCTGCTAAACCTGATTTCACGCAAATGATAAAATCTCCTGCATCATAGGGGTATTTGTAGTTTGTCCAGACTTTTTGCTTTTCAGGACTCAGCTGTTTTGAATCTGTTATTTGCAATCCTTCCAGCTTTTTTGTCCACAAGCTATCCAGCTCTTCCATTGTGTTATTATAGGTTCTTCTCGCATTAAATCCAGTCGTTAAACGCATCATGCGTGAAAAACGAAACGGACTTACTGAAAAATTTGCTGTTCTTCTGGTAATAGTACTCCAGGATTCTACCGGATAATTTCGTTTCACATGTGTTGTGAGATGATAGCCCAGAGTATAATGGTTTGGGTAATAGTCTTTAAACGATCTGCAGGCAGCCTTATAAAATGAATAGTTAATATCAGAAAGTAATAATGTACGTGTATGCATATCAAAGGCTGGAATTCGACCTCGTCCAGTTGAGGATAAGGCTGTTTCAGTTCCAACTGCGTCACCTTCCCAATACCAGGAGGGTACGGAAAAAAACGACAAGCCATTTGCAGCAGTTTGACCAAATAAAATATGGGCAAGCCGGGTTAAGCCATGATCCATTTTATCGTATTGAACCATATGTCGTCCTTCGTGGGATGCCAGCAAATTATACCATTCACCTGTACCTAATAAACTTCCCTGTGGTGAAGCTGCATACCACTCACTTCGCTTGGGTGCAAGCGTGACATAACCATTTGCTACTGATGCGTTGGTTGATAAAATAATTGGCCATTTAGTCATCTCTGTATTTTGTGTTTTCTGAAGTGGTTCACGAAGAAATTCCATGGTGTTGGCCACACGTTGAGCTTCAGTTTCAATACTTTCAGGAAAAATAATTTTAAAATGTTCTGTTTTGAGAACTTTCCAGTTGATATCAGGCTGATTTTGATTTATGTCCTGAGCTACTGTATTTGCTAGAAAAAGTAACAGAAAACTAAAAATAAGAGAAATTCTCATAGTTTGAGTCTTAATTTGATTTTAGTAGAATGTATAAATTTAAGCAATAAGATTGTGAAGCTTATCTCATTTATACTCACCTGTGTAGATAAACATTGCAGGCCCTGAAAGATAAACATTTGAGAACTTCGCTTCTGATTTTATGAAATCAACAACTAAATTTCCGCCTTTTGTTAGCATTTTAATCGAACAAGCCCCATCAGGCATATTGTGTTTAATGGCAAAAGTTATTGCAGATGCAACTGCACCTGTTCCACAGGCCCAGGTCTCATTTTCAACCCCTCGTTCATAGGTTCTTATAGCCACTGTGTTTATGTCGGTTTGCTCAATGAAATTAACATTGCAGCCATTGGATGCGATGGATTTATCATATCGGAGTTTCCTTCCTTCGTTGATAACATCAATTTCAGCAATTTTTTCACGTATTAATACCAAATGAGGTGAACCTGTTTCGATAAAATAATCAGATTCGATTTTTTTGTAACCATTAACATTTGACATGGAGAGTTTTACCCCATTTGAAATAATCTCTGCCTGATGCAATCCATCCACGGTCATGAATGAACATGTATCAACGATAATATTTAAATCTTTAGCATACTGAACAATACATCGGCCACCATTGCCACACATGCTGCCTTCAAAACCATCTGCATTGAAATATTTCATTTCAAAATCAAAATCATTGTGGTTTTGTAACAATATTAGTCCATCAGCACCAATTCCAAAACGCCTGTGGCACATTTGAGAAATCAAACCATTATCATAAGATGGGAAATCAAGATTTCGATCATCAATCAGAATGAA is a genomic window containing:
- a CDS encoding diaminopimelate epimerase, translated to MSYHFHKYHGAGNDFILIDDRNLDFPSYDNGLISQMCHRRFGIGADGLILLQNHNDFDFEMKYFNADGFEGSMCGNGGRCIVQYAKDLNIIVDTCSFMTVDGLHQAEIISNGVKLSMSNVNGYKKIESDYFIETGSPHLVLIREKIAEIDVINEGRKLRYDKSIASNGCNVNFIEQTDINTVAIRTYERGVENETWACGTGAVASAITFAIKHNMPDGACSIKMLTKGGNLVVDFIKSEAKFSNVYLSGPAMFIYTGEYK